A window of the Streptomyces luomodiensis genome harbors these coding sequences:
- a CDS encoding alkaline phosphatase PhoX, with product MSATRRQVLGRTGALGASIASIAFTGSIPELFAGTAAAATPDPRPLGQGGYGPLVPDPDGLLDLPEGFRYRVLSREGDELRSGEGKVPSHCDGMAAFPGRADGRQGRTTHLVRNHENRPGAAFRVPAVEGLTYDPMGLGGCTALELGSGNRVLSERVAIAGTAVNCAGGPTPWHTWLTCEETEDRAGTNGYTKDHGFIFEVDPYDPRRTGAVPLTAMGRFQHEAIAVDPRSGVVYETEDAFERPFGLFYRFRPKKPLGGIGSLRAGGELQALRVPGVPDLSTIQEPGTAFDRVEWVDVPDPLAQQTPIRFQDFGPGGITHAQKLEGCYWGGSSVYFVSSFAKSADGSAADHFGQIWRYDPDRRRLTLVIVFGPETDVQLPGESPDNITLAPSGGLMVCEDGNGAQHVFGLTRHGEVYPMARGRQNVGTPEDPEWGEFAGVTFAPDRRTMYVNCYTPGTTFAVTGPWRH from the coding sequence ATGTCAGCGACACGACGTCAGGTTCTCGGCCGCACCGGCGCGCTGGGCGCCTCCATTGCCTCCATCGCCTTCACCGGCAGCATCCCCGAACTGTTCGCCGGCACCGCCGCGGCCGCCACACCGGACCCCCGGCCGCTCGGCCAGGGCGGCTACGGCCCCCTCGTCCCCGACCCCGACGGTCTGCTGGACCTCCCCGAGGGGTTCCGCTACCGGGTGCTCTCCCGCGAGGGCGACGAACTCCGCTCCGGCGAGGGCAAGGTCCCCAGCCACTGCGACGGCATGGCCGCCTTCCCCGGCCGCGCCGACGGCCGCCAGGGGCGTACGACGCATCTGGTCCGCAACCACGAGAACCGTCCGGGCGCCGCGTTCCGCGTCCCGGCCGTGGAGGGCCTCACCTACGACCCGATGGGACTGGGCGGCTGCACCGCCCTGGAGCTCGGCTCCGGCAACCGCGTACTGTCCGAGCGGGTGGCCATCGCGGGCACCGCGGTCAACTGCGCGGGCGGCCCCACCCCCTGGCACACCTGGCTGACCTGCGAGGAGACCGAGGACCGGGCGGGCACCAACGGCTACACCAAGGACCACGGCTTCATCTTCGAGGTCGACCCCTACGATCCGCGCCGCACCGGCGCCGTGCCGCTCACCGCCATGGGCCGCTTCCAGCACGAGGCCATCGCCGTCGATCCGCGCAGCGGCGTCGTCTACGAGACCGAGGACGCCTTCGAGAGACCCTTCGGGCTCTTCTACCGCTTCCGGCCCAAGAAGCCGCTCGGCGGCATCGGCTCGCTGCGGGCCGGCGGGGAACTCCAGGCGCTGCGCGTGCCGGGGGTGCCCGATCTGTCCACCATCCAGGAGCCGGGCACCGCCTTCGACCGCGTCGAATGGGTGGACGTGCCCGATCCGCTCGCCCAGCAGACCCCCATCCGCTTCCAGGACTTCGGCCCCGGAGGCATCACCCACGCCCAGAAGCTGGAGGGGTGCTACTGGGGCGGCTCGTCGGTCTACTTCGTCTCCAGCTTCGCCAAGAGCGCGGACGGCTCGGCGGCCGACCACTTCGGCCAGATCTGGCGGTACGACCCCGACCGGCGGCGCCTCACGCTGGTGATCGTCTTCGGCCCCGAGACGGATGTCCAGCTGCCCGGTGAGTCCCCGGACAACATCACGCTGGCGCCCAGCGGCGGTCTGATGGTCTGTGAGGACGGCAACGGCGCCCAGCACGTCTTCGGGCTGACCCGGCACGGCGAGGTCTACCCGATGGCACGTGGACGGCAGAACGTCGGCACACCGGAGGACCCCGAGTGGGGTGAGTTCGCGGGCGTCACCTTCGCGCCGGACCGCCGCACGATGTACGTGAACTGCTACACCCCGGGCACCACCTTCGCGGTGACCGGGCCCTGGCGCCACTAG
- the zapE gene encoding cell division protein ZapE — MSAPTTSTGSAGPIAAEAPAAPVALTARAPQVPAERLVAEMVPPPRFATVSFDNYITDRDQPSQAEAVEALRAFAARLDGGRDTKGGRRRHWFRRETKPAAAADGPRGMYLDGGYGVGKTHLLASLWHATPAAPELKAFGTFVELTNLVGALGFQQTVRTLSDHRLLCIDEFELDDPGDTVLVSTLLGKLVEAGVALAATSNTLPGKLGEGRFAAADFLREIQGLSAHFRTLRIDGEDYRHRGLPAAPAPHSDDTVTRAAHRVPGASLDAFPALLEHLSRVHPSRYGAMCDGIQAVCLTGVGPVPDQSTALRLVVLADRLYDREVPVLASGVPFDRLFSEEMLNGGYRKKYFRAISRLTALARDAKELADAPESS, encoded by the coding sequence GTGTCCGCACCAACCACCTCAACGGGCTCGGCAGGCCCCATAGCCGCCGAAGCTCCAGCCGCCCCAGTCGCCCTCACCGCCCGTGCGCCGCAGGTTCCGGCGGAGCGCCTGGTCGCCGAGATGGTGCCGCCGCCCCGCTTCGCCACCGTGAGCTTCGACAACTACATCACCGACCGCGACCAGCCCAGCCAGGCCGAGGCGGTCGAGGCACTGCGCGCCTTCGCCGCACGGCTGGACGGCGGGCGGGACACGAAGGGCGGTCGCCGCAGGCACTGGTTCCGCCGGGAGACCAAGCCCGCCGCCGCGGCCGACGGTCCGCGCGGGATGTACCTCGACGGCGGCTACGGCGTCGGCAAGACCCATCTGCTGGCCTCCCTGTGGCACGCCACCCCGGCCGCCCCCGAGCTGAAGGCGTTCGGCACCTTCGTGGAGCTGACGAACCTGGTCGGCGCGCTGGGCTTCCAGCAGACCGTGCGCACCCTGAGCGATCACCGGCTGCTGTGCATCGACGAGTTCGAGCTGGACGACCCGGGCGACACCGTTCTGGTCTCCACGCTGCTGGGCAAGCTGGTCGAGGCGGGCGTGGCGCTCGCCGCGACGTCCAACACGCTGCCCGGCAAGCTCGGCGAGGGCCGGTTCGCCGCGGCCGACTTCCTGCGCGAGATCCAGGGGCTGTCCGCCCACTTCCGGACGCTGCGCATCGACGGCGAGGACTACCGCCACCGCGGTCTGCCCGCGGCCCCCGCCCCGCACTCCGACGACACGGTCACCCGGGCGGCGCACCGCGTCCCGGGCGCCTCGCTGGACGCCTTCCCCGCCCTGCTGGAGCACCTGTCCCGGGTGCATCCGAGCCGCTACGGCGCGATGTGCGACGGCATCCAGGCCGTCTGCCTGACCGGGGTCGGCCCGGTCCCCGACCAGTCGACCGCGCTGCGGCTGGTGGTGCTGGCCGACCGGCTCTACGACCGCGAGGTGCCGGTGCTGGCCTCCGGGGTGCCGTTCGACCGGCTCTTCAGCGAGGAGATGCTGAACGGCGGCTACCGGAAGAAGTACTTCCGGGCGATCTCCCGGCTCACGGCGCTCGCCCGGGACGCGAAGGAACTGGCCGACGCACCGGAGAGCAGCTGA
- a CDS encoding pyrimidine reductase family protein, with translation MRRLFPPPTATPAETSAETSADTSVFTDVFAEDREWGLDELADAYAYPDPPYGPSGVCLRANMVSSLDGAAHHGGRSKPLSSDADMRIFGVLRGLADAVVVGAETVRREGYRPARARKAFAERRAALGQGPVPAIAVVSASLDLDFSRPLFTEPLVPTIVITGAAASQERVKQARAAGAEVVLAGAGPSGRVDAAAVVTALKELGHTRLLTEGGPTLLGQFTAAGVLDELCLAVAPLIAAGDAKRIVDGPGLAEPEQFALASVLEEAGFLFTRYRRIYQ, from the coding sequence ATGCGACGCCTGTTCCCACCGCCTACCGCAACGCCCGCCGAAACCTCTGCCGAAACCTCTGCCGACACCTCTGTGTTTACCGATGTGTTTGCCGAAGACCGTGAATGGGGCCTCGACGAACTGGCGGACGCCTATGCGTATCCGGACCCGCCGTACGGCCCCTCCGGCGTCTGTCTGCGCGCCAACATGGTGTCCTCGCTGGACGGGGCGGCCCATCACGGCGGCCGGTCGAAGCCCCTGTCCTCCGACGCGGACATGCGGATCTTCGGGGTGCTGCGCGGACTCGCCGACGCCGTGGTGGTGGGCGCGGAAACCGTGCGCCGCGAGGGCTATCGGCCGGCGCGCGCCCGTAAGGCGTTCGCCGAGCGCCGGGCGGCGCTCGGCCAGGGACCCGTGCCCGCGATCGCCGTGGTGAGCGCGAGCCTGGACCTGGACTTCTCGCGGCCGCTGTTCACCGAGCCGCTGGTCCCCACGATCGTGATCACGGGCGCGGCGGCCTCGCAGGAGCGGGTCAAGCAGGCCCGTGCGGCGGGGGCCGAGGTGGTGCTCGCCGGGGCGGGGCCGTCCGGGCGGGTCGACGCGGCGGCGGTCGTGACCGCGCTCAAGGAGCTCGGCCACACCCGGCTGCTCACCGAGGGCGGCCCCACGCTGCTGGGGCAGTTCACCGCGGCCGGGGTACTGGACGAACTGTGCCTGGCGGTGGCTCCCCTGATCGCCGCGGGAGACGCCAAGCGGATCGTGGACGGACCCGGGCTGGCGGAACCGGAGCAGTTCGCTCTCGCTTCCGTCCTGGAGGAAGCCGGATTTCTTTTCACCCGCTACCGTCGGATTTACCAATAA
- a CDS encoding indole-3-glycerol phosphate synthase — MIEKPLTPADVEFVTTLHGDDPVSFVVLMQPRGSKDRLLRAIDDIALGELEQAAQEGDEPEGAEALEPAERALNHSVAALEAAGSRARGHVVQRRPLEVLRGVVEETHADEVIVLTAPHFVEEFFHRDWASRARHKVGVPVLKLFAHAVDEDQPTAGG, encoded by the coding sequence ATGATTGAGAAGCCCCTGACCCCCGCCGACGTGGAATTCGTCACCACCCTGCACGGCGACGATCCGGTCTCCTTCGTCGTCCTGATGCAGCCCCGGGGCAGCAAGGACCGGCTGCTGCGCGCGATCGACGACATCGCGCTCGGCGAGCTGGAGCAGGCCGCCCAGGAGGGGGACGAGCCGGAGGGCGCGGAGGCGCTGGAGCCCGCCGAGCGGGCGCTGAACCACTCCGTGGCGGCGCTCGAGGCGGCCGGGAGCCGGGCCCGGGGTCATGTCGTCCAGCGCCGTCCGCTGGAGGTGCTGCGCGGCGTCGTGGAGGAGACCCACGCCGATGAGGTGATCGTGCTCACCGCACCGCATTTCGTGGAGGAGTTCTTCCACCGGGACTGGGCCTCCCGGGCGCGCCACAAGGTGGGGGTGCCGGTGCTCAAGCTCTTCGCGCACGCGGTGGACGAGGACCAGCCCACGGCCGGCGGCTGA
- the murC gene encoding UDP-N-acetylmuramate--L-alanine ligase, translating to MAPAGTASDALDRPHFIGIGGAGMSGVAKVLAMRGARVSGSDSKDSPIVGALRELGATVHIGHAAGNIAADTTGVVISSAIRADNLELVTARERGIPVVHRSDALAALMDGSRPIAVAGTHGKTTTTSMLAVSLRTLGLDPSYVIGGDLDAPGSSAHHGDGDIFVAEADESDRSFHKYAPEVAIILNVELDHHANYASMDEIYESFQTFVGRIRPGGALVIFADHPGARELTARITGGEGPRVLTYGEDEDAEVRVTAIEPHGLTSEVTVRLADSLGGAEITFTVSVPGRHYALNAVAALTAGAALGVPAGELAPALGSYTGVKRRLQLKGTAAGVQVIDSYAHHPTEIAADLEAIRGGAGEGRVLVVFQPHLFSRTQELGTEMGEALALADASVVLDIYPAREDPVPGVTSALVIDAAARRGADVTAEHDRTAIPELIAGMAKPGDLVLTMGAGDVTDLGPEILARLQSPEN from the coding sequence ATGGCACCGGCCGGCACCGCCTCCGACGCGCTGGATCGACCGCACTTCATCGGCATCGGCGGCGCCGGGATGTCGGGCGTGGCGAAGGTTCTCGCCATGCGGGGCGCGCGGGTCTCGGGGAGCGACAGCAAGGACTCGCCGATCGTCGGGGCGCTGCGTGAGCTCGGCGCGACCGTGCACATCGGCCACGCCGCCGGGAACATCGCCGCCGACACCACCGGCGTCGTCATCTCCAGCGCCATCCGCGCCGACAACCTCGAACTGGTCACGGCGCGTGAGCGCGGCATCCCGGTGGTGCACCGCTCCGACGCGCTCGCCGCGCTGATGGACGGCTCCCGGCCGATCGCGGTCGCGGGCACCCACGGCAAGACGACCACGACCTCGATGCTGGCCGTCTCGCTGCGCACCCTCGGCCTGGACCCGTCGTACGTCATCGGCGGCGATCTGGACGCCCCCGGCTCCAGCGCCCACCACGGCGACGGCGACATCTTCGTCGCCGAGGCCGACGAGAGCGACCGCAGCTTCCACAAGTACGCGCCCGAGGTCGCGATCATCCTCAATGTGGAGCTCGACCACCACGCCAACTACGCCTCGATGGACGAGATCTACGAGTCGTTCCAGACCTTCGTCGGCCGCATCCGGCCGGGCGGCGCGCTGGTGATCTTCGCCGACCACCCCGGCGCCCGTGAGCTGACCGCCCGGATCACCGGCGGCGAGGGCCCGCGGGTGCTCACCTACGGCGAGGACGAGGACGCCGAGGTACGGGTGACGGCCATCGAGCCGCACGGGCTGACCAGCGAGGTCACCGTCCGGCTCGCGGACTCCCTGGGCGGTGCGGAGATCACCTTCACCGTCTCCGTCCCCGGCCGCCACTACGCGCTCAACGCCGTCGCCGCCCTCACCGCGGGCGCCGCCCTCGGCGTTCCGGCCGGGGAACTGGCCCCCGCCCTCGGCTCGTACACGGGCGTCAAGCGGCGGCTCCAGCTCAAGGGCACCGCCGCCGGGGTGCAGGTCATCGACTCCTACGCGCACCACCCCACCGAGATCGCGGCGGACCTCGAGGCGATCCGCGGCGGCGCCGGGGAGGGCCGGGTCCTGGTGGTCTTCCAGCCGCATCTGTTCAGCCGCACCCAGGAGCTGGGCACCGAGATGGGCGAGGCGCTCGCGCTCGCCGACGCCTCCGTCGTCCTCGACATCTACCCCGCCCGTGAGGACCCGGTCCCCGGGGTCACCAGCGCCTTGGTCATCGACGCCGCCGCCCGCCGCGGGGCGGACGTGACCGCCGAGCACGACCGGACCGCGATCCCCGAGCTGATCGCCGGAATGGCCAAGCCGGGTGACCTTGTTCTCACCATGGGCGCGGGCGATGTGACCGATCTCGGTCCGGAGATTCTCGCCCGTCTCCAGAGCCCGGAGAACTGA
- the msrB gene encoding peptide-methionine (R)-S-oxide reductase MsrB: protein MAYEIDKPEEQWRAELTPQEYHVLREAGTERAFTGEYTDTKTVGVYSCRACGAELFRSETKFESHCGWPSFYDPADSSAVELIEDRSHGMVRTEVRCTRCGSHLGHVFSGEGYPTPTDQRYCINSISLRLTPEES, encoded by the coding sequence ATGGCGTATGAGATCGACAAGCCGGAGGAGCAGTGGCGTGCGGAGTTGACCCCGCAGGAGTACCACGTGCTGCGGGAGGCCGGCACCGAGCGCGCCTTCACCGGTGAGTACACCGATACCAAGACGGTCGGCGTCTACTCCTGCCGGGCGTGCGGGGCGGAGCTCTTCCGCTCGGAGACGAAGTTCGAGAGCCACTGCGGCTGGCCGTCGTTCTACGACCCGGCGGACAGCTCGGCCGTCGAGCTGATCGAGGACCGGTCGCACGGCATGGTCCGTACCGAGGTGCGGTGCACCCGCTGCGGTTCGCACCTGGGCCATGTCTTCTCGGGCGAGGGCTATCCCACCCCGACCGACCAGCGGTACTGCATCAACTCCATCTCGCTGCGGCTGACCCCCGAGGAGAGCTGA
- the treZ gene encoding malto-oligosyltrehalose trehalohydrolase, producing the protein MLFEVWAPHAGRVGLHLEGRDRPMEPDPDREGWWRAEAEAGPGARYGFALDDGPPLPDPRSRRQPDGPEGLSAVVDHSRFPWEREWFGRPLPGAVLYELHIGTFTHEGTFDAAAERLPHLAELGVTHVQLMPVCPFPGTHGWGYDGVAPWAVHEPYGGPEGLARFVAAAHRHGLGVVLDVVHNHLGPSGNHLPAFGPYFTETHHTPWGAAVNLDAPGSDEVRAYFIGSALAWLRDFRLDGLRLDAVHALRDTRARHFLAELSAAVDALAARTGRPLFLIGESDLNDPRTTTPREAGGHGLHAQWNDDFHHALHTFLTGERQGYYADFAAEGAGALVKTLMGGFFHDGTPSTFRGRRHGSPLNTHTTPAHRLLGYAQTHDQVGNRAVGDRLSALLSPGLLACAATVVLCAPFTPMLFMGEEWGARTPWQYFTDHQDPRLAEAVRSGRRREFAAHGWAETDVPDPQDPATRLRSCLDWREPEREPHRALLDWYRRLIALRRAEPALTDPTWSYTGLSTGSDGCFSFQRGPLRILLNPGDRPAETWLGPRTGEVTEVVAAWRRIERPGPDGMLRLPPETAAVLRCGSR; encoded by the coding sequence GTGCTGTTCGAGGTGTGGGCGCCGCACGCCGGGCGGGTCGGGCTCCATCTGGAGGGGCGCGATCGCCCCATGGAGCCCGATCCGGACCGGGAGGGGTGGTGGCGGGCCGAGGCCGAGGCCGGACCCGGGGCGCGGTACGGCTTCGCGCTCGACGACGGCCCGCCGCTGCCCGATCCGCGCTCCCGCCGCCAGCCGGACGGCCCCGAGGGGCTGAGCGCGGTGGTGGACCACTCCCGCTTCCCCTGGGAGCGGGAGTGGTTCGGGCGGCCGCTGCCCGGCGCGGTCCTGTACGAGCTGCACATCGGCACCTTCACCCATGAGGGCACCTTCGACGCGGCGGCCGAACGGCTGCCGCACCTGGCCGAGTTGGGCGTCACGCATGTGCAGCTGATGCCCGTCTGCCCGTTCCCCGGGACCCACGGCTGGGGGTACGACGGTGTGGCGCCCTGGGCGGTGCACGAGCCGTACGGCGGGCCGGAGGGGCTGGCGCGCTTCGTGGCCGCCGCGCACCGGCACGGCCTCGGCGTGGTCCTCGACGTGGTCCACAACCACCTGGGCCCCTCCGGCAACCACCTCCCGGCCTTCGGGCCGTACTTCACCGAGACCCACCACACCCCCTGGGGCGCGGCGGTCAACCTCGACGCGCCCGGCTCCGACGAGGTCCGCGCGTACTTCATCGGCAGCGCGCTGGCCTGGCTGCGCGACTTCCGGCTGGACGGGCTGCGGCTGGACGCGGTGCACGCGCTGCGCGACACCCGGGCCCGGCACTTCCTGGCCGAGCTGTCGGCCGCCGTGGACGCGCTGGCCGCCCGCACCGGCCGCCCGCTGTTCCTCATCGGCGAGTCGGACCTCAACGATCCGCGCACCACCACCCCGCGCGAGGCGGGCGGCCACGGTCTGCACGCACAGTGGAACGACGACTTCCACCACGCCCTGCACACCTTCCTCACCGGGGAACGGCAGGGCTACTACGCCGACTTCGCCGCCGAGGGGGCCGGGGCCCTGGTCAAGACGCTGATGGGCGGCTTCTTCCACGACGGCACCCCTTCGACGTTCCGGGGCCGCCGCCACGGCAGTCCGCTGAACACCCACACCACCCCCGCGCACCGGCTGCTCGGCTATGCCCAGACGCATGACCAGGTGGGCAATCGCGCGGTCGGTGACCGGCTCTCCGCCCTGCTCTCCCCCGGGCTGCTGGCCTGCGCGGCGACCGTGGTGCTGTGCGCGCCGTTCACCCCGATGCTCTTCATGGGCGAGGAGTGGGGCGCCCGCACGCCCTGGCAGTACTTCACCGACCACCAGGACCCGCGGCTGGCCGAGGCGGTGCGCTCCGGCCGCCGCCGGGAGTTCGCCGCCCACGGCTGGGCGGAGACGGACGTCCCCGACCCGCAGGACCCGGCCACCCGGCTGCGGTCCTGCCTCGACTGGCGGGAGCCGGAGCGGGAGCCGCACCGGGCGCTGCTCGACTGGTACCGCCGGCTGATCGCGCTGCGCCGCGCCGAACCGGCCCTCACCGACCCCACCTGGTCGTACACGGGCCTGTCCACCGGCTCGGACGGCTGCTTCAGCTTTCAGCGCGGCCCGCTGCGGATTCTGCTCAACCCGGGCGACCGGCCGGCCGAGACCTGGCTGGGGCCCCGGACCGGCGAGGTCACCGAGGTGGTCGCCGCCTGGCGGCGGATCGAGCGGCCGGGCCCGGACGGCATGCTGCGGCTGCCGCCCGAGACCGCCGCCGTGCTGCGCTGCGGCAGCCGGTGA
- a CDS encoding GNAT family N-acetyltransferase — MTDLVIRALTEGDAHLFNDLRVPALVGRGRFSHTYATVGQGGEYRPEWTWVALREGRVVARAAWWAGPKDSAPVALDWFDFAEGEADAAAELLRTAPLRAEYSLLAPPGWRDQPEVRAAARARVDAAVAGGLEFLVERYRYEWTPECGLPERPGRLEFRPEPEDAVIEEVLRRIMPGSLDAHDARAIARGGVEAAVRELMDFFSWCPSPREWWRLAWTPEGELVGIQVPAHNPSGPCVGFIGVVAEQRGHGYAYDLLVECTHDLVERGATKIAAATDQPNLPMAAHFATAGYPVTQERIDLV, encoded by the coding sequence ATGACCGATCTGGTCATCCGCGCGCTCACCGAGGGCGACGCCCATCTCTTCAACGACCTGCGGGTCCCCGCGCTCGTCGGCCGGGGCCGCTTCAGCCACACCTACGCCACCGTCGGCCAGGGCGGCGAGTACCGCCCCGAGTGGACCTGGGTGGCGCTGCGCGAGGGGCGGGTCGTGGCCCGCGCCGCCTGGTGGGCCGGGCCGAAGGACTCCGCGCCCGTCGCCCTGGACTGGTTCGACTTCGCCGAGGGCGAGGCCGACGCCGCCGCCGAACTGCTGCGCACCGCACCGCTGCGCGCCGAGTACAGCCTGCTGGCCCCGCCCGGCTGGCGCGACCAGCCCGAGGTGCGGGCCGCCGCCCGCGCCCGTGTCGACGCCGCCGTGGCGGGCGGGCTCGAGTTCCTGGTCGAGCGCTACCGCTATGAGTGGACGCCGGAGTGCGGGCTGCCCGAGCGCCCGGGGCGGCTGGAGTTCCGGCCGGAGCCCGAGGACGCGGTGATCGAGGAGGTGCTGCGGCGCATCATGCCGGGCTCGCTCGACGCGCACGACGCGCGGGCCATCGCCCGGGGAGGCGTCGAGGCCGCGGTGCGGGAGCTGATGGACTTCTTCTCCTGGTGCCCCTCGCCGCGCGAGTGGTGGCGGCTCGCCTGGACGCCCGAGGGCGAGCTGGTGGGCATTCAGGTGCCCGCGCACAACCCGTCCGGCCCGTGCGTGGGCTTCATCGGGGTCGTCGCGGAGCAGCGCGGCCACGGCTATGCGTACGACCTGCTCGTGGAGTGCACGCACGATCTGGTGGAACGGGGGGCCACGAAGATCGCGGCGGCGACGGACCAGCCCAACCTCCCGATGGCCGCGCACTTCGCCACGGCGGGTTACCCCGTCACGCAGGAGCGCATCGACCTGGTCTGA
- a CDS encoding lytic polysaccharide monooxygenase auxiliary activity family 9 protein, with protein sequence MPRRLLALASSTRPPGRSRAPRSVLLVLLSVLPALGLVFFSGGSASAHGAPMAPGSRTYLCWKYSMSSTGEVKPTNPACKAAYDKSGATPFYNWFAVLRSDGAGRTEGFIPDGKLCSAAATVYDFSGFDLGSNDWPVTHLTSGASMQFAYNAWAAHPGSFRSYITKDPIDPTQSLSWDDLEDQPFSTVTNPPLSGQVGTVDGKYTWTANLPSGKSGRHIIYTVWTRSDSQETFYSCSDVVFDGGNGEVTVPGTTSNGDDDGSDPADPPTASCSAAQKVTSTWNGGYQAEVTVTNTGVTPISAWMVDWTVPSGQRIDSVWNGKLTTTGSGASVTNAGWNGSLATGASTTFGFTAGGGSPDTAAAPICMVH encoded by the coding sequence ATGCCTCGACGATTACTGGCTCTCGCCTCTTCCACACGCCCGCCGGGCCGCTCCCGCGCGCCCAGATCCGTCCTGCTGGTCCTGCTCTCGGTCCTGCCCGCCCTGGGCCTTGTCTTCTTCTCCGGGGGCAGCGCCTCCGCACACGGCGCGCCGATGGCGCCGGGCAGCCGCACCTACCTCTGCTGGAAGTACAGCATGTCCTCCACCGGCGAGGTCAAGCCGACCAACCCGGCGTGCAAGGCCGCGTACGACAAGAGCGGGGCGACGCCCTTCTACAACTGGTTCGCGGTGCTCCGCTCGGACGGCGCGGGCCGCACCGAGGGGTTCATCCCGGACGGCAAGCTGTGCAGTGCCGCGGCCACCGTCTATGACTTCTCCGGTTTCGACCTGGGCAGCAACGACTGGCCGGTGACCCATCTGACGTCCGGCGCGTCGATGCAGTTCGCGTACAACGCCTGGGCCGCGCACCCGGGGTCGTTCCGCAGCTACATCACCAAGGACCCGATCGATCCGACCCAGTCGCTCAGTTGGGACGATCTGGAGGACCAGCCGTTCAGCACGGTGACGAACCCGCCGCTGTCCGGCCAGGTCGGCACGGTCGACGGCAAGTACACCTGGACCGCCAACCTGCCCTCCGGCAAGAGCGGACGGCACATCATCTACACCGTGTGGACGCGCTCGGACAGCCAGGAGACCTTCTACAGCTGCTCCGACGTGGTCTTCGACGGCGGCAACGGCGAGGTGACGGTCCCCGGCACCACCAGCAACGGCGACGACGACGGCAGCGACCCCGCCGACCCGCCGACGGCCTCCTGCTCCGCCGCCCAGAAGGTGACCAGCACCTGGAACGGCGGCTACCAGGCCGAGGTGACGGTCACCAACACCGGTGTCACGCCCATCTCCGCGTGGATGGTCGACTGGACGGTGCCGTCCGGGCAGCGGATCGACAGCGTCTGGAACGGCAAGCTGACCACCACCGGCTCGGGGGCGTCGGTCACCAACGCCGGCTGGAACGGTTCACTGGCCACGGGGGCCTCGACGACCTTCGGCTTCACGGCCGGCGGCGGCTCTCCGGACACGGCGGCCGCGCCGATCTGCATGGTGCACTAG